The Legionella sp. PATHC032 genome has a window encoding:
- a CDS encoding MFS transporter, with product MSINRKKKNGMTPIPSGIVALGFVSMLTDLSSELIFSLLPVFLVSVFGTNALVIGLIEGFAESIALIIRVFSGMYSDYLGKRKILAIYGYSFSALSKPLFALATNIGMIFLARFLDRIGKGMRGSPRDALIADIAPDTRYGAAYGLRQSLDTVGAIIGPLLALVLMIIWNNNFQAVFWVAVIPGILSVLILVFFVQEPVKPVDTKAINPIQPKEIKRLSHAYWYVVIIGAIFTLARFSEAFLLLRGHQVGSPITWVPLILVVMYLMYSVSAYPFGKLTDTMNHYKLLVIGLFILIAADLILAFSHSLLFVYIGSCLWGLHMGVTQGLLAAMVANTAPDDLRGTAFGFFNLICGIAMLVASLLAGLLWDSLGSVFTFSIGALFCVVCLFGISLMPRTISKT from the coding sequence ATGAGCATCAACAGGAAGAAAAAAAATGGAATGACTCCAATACCTTCAGGCATCGTTGCTCTTGGCTTTGTCAGTATGCTAACGGATCTTTCCTCAGAACTTATTTTTAGCTTATTACCTGTTTTTTTGGTTTCAGTATTTGGCACTAACGCATTAGTCATTGGGTTAATCGAGGGTTTTGCAGAATCGATTGCACTCATAATCAGAGTATTCTCGGGAATGTACAGTGATTATCTTGGCAAAAGAAAAATATTAGCCATATATGGTTATAGTTTCAGCGCACTCAGTAAACCACTATTTGCTTTGGCAACCAACATAGGAATGATTTTCCTTGCCCGTTTTCTGGATAGAATAGGAAAAGGAATGCGAGGTTCTCCTAGAGATGCACTCATTGCAGATATTGCACCAGACACCCGCTATGGCGCTGCTTATGGTTTACGGCAATCACTTGATACTGTGGGTGCTATTATAGGGCCTCTTTTGGCTCTGGTATTAATGATAATCTGGAATAATAACTTTCAGGCTGTGTTTTGGGTAGCAGTTATACCAGGAATATTATCTGTGCTGATTCTTGTTTTTTTTGTGCAGGAACCTGTAAAACCTGTTGACACAAAAGCAATTAATCCAATTCAGCCGAAAGAAATAAAAAGGCTAAGTCATGCTTATTGGTATGTAGTTATAATTGGTGCCATTTTCACTCTGGCACGTTTTAGCGAGGCTTTTCTTCTTTTACGAGGACATCAGGTCGGTTCACCTATTACCTGGGTACCCTTAATCCTGGTAGTCATGTACCTGATGTACTCGGTGAGCGCATACCCCTTTGGAAAATTAACTGATACCATGAACCATTACAAGCTCTTGGTCATAGGACTGTTTATTTTAATTGCTGCTGATTTGATATTGGCATTTAGTCATTCATTGCTGTTTGTTTATATCGGATCATGCCTATGGGGTTTACATATGGGTGTAACCCAAGGACTTTTAGCGGCCATGGTTGCAAACACTGCCCCTGATGATCTGCGTGGTACAGCTTTTGGCTTTTTTAATTTAATCTGTGGGATTGCTATGCTTGTTGCAAGCCTGCTTGCCGGATTGCTCTGGGATAGTTTAGGCTCCGTATTTACATTCTCAATTGGGGCATTATTTTGTGTTGTATGTTTATTTGGAATAAGCTTAATGCCAAGAACAATTTCCAAAACATGA
- a CDS encoding aspartyl/asparaginyl beta-hydroxylase domain-containing protein, which translates to MVDYHYFKSKLNHFYGRYVGYNQRPVFFDIAQTAPELNHITHHFPDIKREFENVQANVKEFPRYHDIDPGETAISNSTEKNWNVFMLYLLGYQLKEARLLCPTLCNLLEGIPHLIQAFFSILEPGKSIPLHEGPYIGYLRYHLGIHVPKNNPPQIFVNNQPYTWKEGEAVLFDDSWPHEVRNTSDDFRAVLIIDVLRPMPFLPQLVNQFVTHVIARYFYGRKVMKRAMQYGGEVKPLAL; encoded by the coding sequence ATGGTAGACTATCATTATTTCAAGAGTAAATTGAATCACTTTTATGGGCGCTATGTAGGATATAATCAACGCCCAGTTTTTTTTGATATTGCTCAAACTGCCCCAGAATTAAATCACATAACACATCATTTTCCCGATATCAAAAGGGAATTTGAAAATGTACAAGCGAATGTGAAAGAATTTCCACGCTACCACGACATAGATCCTGGAGAAACTGCCATATCAAACTCCACAGAAAAAAACTGGAATGTCTTCATGCTGTATCTTCTTGGTTATCAACTCAAGGAAGCCCGTTTATTATGCCCGACACTTTGTAATTTATTGGAAGGAATACCACATCTTATACAAGCTTTTTTCTCGATTTTAGAACCTGGAAAATCAATTCCCCTACATGAAGGCCCCTATATTGGCTATCTAAGATATCATTTAGGAATTCATGTCCCTAAAAACAATCCACCACAAATTTTTGTTAATAACCAGCCTTACACTTGGAAAGAAGGAGAAGCAGTACTTTTTGATGACTCCTGGCCACATGAAGTAAGAAATACAAGTGATGATTTTCGTGCTGTTTTAATCATTGATGTCTTGCGACCTATGCCCTTCTTGCCACAACTGGTCAATCAATTTGTAACCCACGTCATTGCTCGATACTTTTATGGACGCAAGGTAATGAAACGCGCGATGCAGTATGGTGGAGAAGTAAAGCCTTTGGCACTTTAA
- the sidM gene encoding Dot/Icm T4SS effector guanine nucleotide-exchange factor DrrA/SidM, with translation MGIMGRNKMSVNEEQFGSLYSDERDKPLLSPTAQKKFEAYQEKLANLSKIIRENEGNEVSPWQEWENGLRQIYKEMIYDAFDALGVEMPKDMEVHFAGSLAKAQATEYSDLDAFVIVKNDEDIKKVKPVFDALNNLCQRIFTASNQIYPDPIGINPSRLIGTPDDLFGMLKDGMVADVEATAMSILTSKPVLPRYELGEELRDKIKQEPSFSNMVSAKKFYNKAIKDFTAPKEGAEVVSVKTHIMRPIDFMLMGLREEFNLYSEDGAHLSAPGTIRLLREKNLLPEEQIARIESVYNQAMSKRFELHAEHKKEHDEMPYSDAKEMLDEVAKIRELGVQRVTRIENLENAKKLWDNANSMLDKGNISGYLKAANELHKFMKEKNLKEDDLRPELSDKTISPKGYAILQSLWGAASDYSRAAATLTESTVEPGLVSAVNKMSAFFMDCKLSPNERATPDPDFKIGKSKILVGIMQFIKDVADPNSKIWMHNTKALMNHKIAAIQKLEKNNNVNDETLESVLSSKGENLSEYLSYKYATKDEGREHRYTASTENFKNVKEKYQQMRGDALKTEILADFKDKLAEATDEKSLKQIVAELKDKDEYKILAKGQGLTTQLLGLKTSSVSAFEKMVEETRESIKSQERQTIKIK, from the coding sequence ATGGGCATAATGGGGAGAAATAAAATGAGTGTTAATGAAGAGCAATTTGGTAGTTTATATAGTGATGAACGAGACAAACCATTACTATCCCCAACCGCCCAGAAAAAATTTGAAGCATATCAAGAGAAATTGGCGAATCTAAGTAAAATAATTCGAGAAAATGAGGGCAATGAAGTATCTCCATGGCAGGAGTGGGAGAATGGATTACGTCAAATTTACAAAGAAATGATTTATGATGCCTTTGACGCGCTTGGTGTCGAGATGCCAAAAGATATGGAAGTCCATTTTGCAGGTTCGCTTGCTAAGGCACAAGCCACTGAGTATAGCGATTTGGATGCCTTTGTTATTGTTAAAAATGACGAGGATATTAAAAAAGTAAAACCGGTCTTTGATGCATTAAATAATTTATGTCAACGTATTTTTACTGCAAGCAATCAGATATATCCTGATCCTATTGGAATCAATCCAAGCCGTCTTATTGGTACGCCTGATGATTTGTTTGGTATGTTAAAAGACGGTATGGTGGCTGATGTTGAAGCAACTGCAATGTCAATTTTAACATCAAAACCTGTTTTACCTCGCTATGAATTAGGGGAAGAGTTACGAGATAAAATCAAACAAGAACCCTCTTTCAGCAATATGGTTTCAGCCAAGAAGTTTTATAATAAAGCTATTAAAGACTTTACCGCACCTAAAGAGGGTGCAGAAGTAGTGAGTGTCAAAACTCATATTATGCGTCCCATCGATTTTATGCTGATGGGATTGCGTGAGGAATTTAATTTATACAGCGAGGATGGAGCCCATCTTTCGGCACCAGGAACTATACGTTTATTACGTGAAAAAAATTTATTGCCCGAAGAGCAAATCGCTCGAATCGAGTCAGTATACAATCAAGCGATGAGCAAGAGATTTGAGTTGCATGCTGAGCATAAAAAAGAACACGATGAGATGCCTTATTCTGATGCTAAAGAAATGCTTGATGAGGTAGCCAAAATAAGAGAACTGGGTGTTCAACGAGTCACAAGGATTGAAAATCTGGAAAATGCCAAGAAGCTGTGGGACAACGCGAATAGCATGCTTGATAAGGGTAATATCAGCGGATATCTTAAGGCAGCGAATGAACTTCATAAATTTATGAAGGAAAAAAATCTAAAGGAAGATGATTTAAGGCCAGAGTTAAGTGATAAAACAATATCTCCAAAAGGATATGCTATTTTGCAATCTTTATGGGGAGCAGCTTCAGATTATAGTAGAGCAGCTGCAACTCTCACAGAGTCTACAGTAGAACCTGGTTTAGTATCAGCTGTTAACAAAATGTCAGCATTCTTTATGGATTGTAAATTAAGTCCAAACGAGCGAGCAACCCCTGATCCAGATTTTAAGATAGGGAAATCTAAAATTTTAGTAGGCATAATGCAATTCATAAAAGATGTAGCAGACCCAAATTCGAAAATATGGATGCATAATACAAAAGCTTTGATGAATCATAAAATTGCTGCTATTCAAAAACTGGAAAAAAACAATAATGTTAATGATGAAACATTAGAGAGTGTGCTGAGCTCTAAAGGTGAAAATTTATCTGAATATCTTTCTTATAAATACGCAACAAAAGATGAAGGAAGAGAGCACCGCTATACGGCAAGCACGGAAAATTTTAAAAATGTTAAAGAAAAATATCAGCAAATGCGAGGCGATGCTTTAAAAACAGAAATCTTGGCTGATTTCAAGGATAAACTGGCTGAAGCTACCGATGAAAAGAGCCTTAAGCAAATTGTCGCTGAATTGAAAGATAAAGATGAATATAAAATTTTGGCTAAGGGGCAAGGGTTGACAACTCAACTTTTAGGGTTAAAGACAAGTTCAGTGTCCGCATTTGAGAAAATGGTTGAGGAAACAAGAGAAAGTATTAAGTCTCAAGAAAGACAAACCATTAAGATAAAATAA
- the sidD gene encoding T4SS effector deAMPylase SidD: MVYYEIIKGIVFTYNLQFTHLIHNDRISEVSLGGVTMRSVITQICNGVLHGQTYQSGSNDLDKGNSEIFASSLFVHLNEQGKEIIKHKDSDDKIVIGYTKDGMAFQIVVDGFYGCERQAVFSFIDNHVLPLIDNFSLDLARYPDSKKVTESLIHTIYSLRSKHAPLAEFTMSLCVTYQKDEQLFCAGFGIGDTGIAIKRNEGPIEQLVCHTEVDGFKDAFDNYSSSNIDSVIQRNSVFNTKVTPGDELVGYTYVQPALEMTEKEFEVETVDGKKINKKIVRHLNLDPGNFDDKYPLFSQLLKVVKSKQKQLVEQAKETGQIQRFGDDFTVGRLVIPDQLLINQLRIHALSIAVSDGLLSYIKNENENKGFLGLYGFFTGADKNIEKATLYKNLIVKYQNNHFISLIILSALLSDSKTQVMTQYLVDYLDFPSKTLFANKVKELLLKELENPHMREILGSRLATDVKEELETKIIRYIHNPIGSDIDSTLNLWIVDKIKTATDSSLTI, from the coding sequence TTGGTATATTATGAGATCATTAAGGGTATTGTCTTTACATATAATTTACAATTTACACATCTAATACACAATGACAGGATATCTGAAGTAAGTTTAGGAGGAGTAACGATGCGTTCGGTTATTACACAAATCTGTAATGGTGTTCTTCATGGACAAACCTATCAGTCTGGTTCCAATGATTTAGATAAGGGTAATAGTGAAATCTTTGCATCCAGCCTGTTTGTACATTTGAATGAACAGGGCAAAGAAATTATAAAGCACAAGGATTCTGACGATAAAATAGTCATTGGATATACCAAAGATGGAATGGCTTTTCAAATTGTGGTGGATGGCTTTTATGGATGCGAACGTCAGGCTGTTTTTTCATTTATTGATAACCATGTTCTCCCTTTAATTGATAACTTCTCCTTAGATCTCGCCAGATACCCAGATTCAAAAAAAGTTACCGAATCACTCATTCATACTATTTACTCTTTGCGCAGCAAACATGCTCCATTGGCAGAGTTCACTATGTCTTTATGCGTAACTTATCAAAAGGATGAACAACTGTTTTGTGCTGGATTCGGCATTGGTGACACAGGAATAGCTATCAAAAGAAATGAAGGGCCAATTGAACAATTAGTTTGCCATACAGAAGTTGATGGGTTCAAAGATGCATTTGACAACTACTCATCTTCCAATATCGATTCGGTCATTCAAAGAAATTCTGTCTTTAATACTAAAGTAACGCCCGGTGATGAACTAGTAGGATACACTTATGTTCAACCGGCATTAGAAATGACTGAAAAAGAGTTTGAAGTAGAAACTGTTGATGGCAAAAAAATAAACAAAAAAATAGTAAGACATCTAAATCTCGACCCTGGAAATTTTGATGACAAATACCCATTGTTTTCTCAGTTGCTAAAAGTTGTAAAATCCAAACAAAAACAGCTGGTTGAGCAAGCAAAAGAAACTGGACAAATTCAACGTTTTGGTGATGATTTTACAGTAGGAAGATTAGTCATTCCTGATCAGTTACTAATAAATCAATTAAGAATTCATGCCTTATCAATCGCAGTAAGTGATGGATTACTTTCATATATCAAGAATGAAAATGAAAACAAAGGTTTTCTTGGGTTATATGGTTTCTTCACTGGAGCTGATAAAAATATAGAAAAAGCAACTCTTTATAAAAATCTCATCGTGAAATATCAAAATAATCATTTTATCTCGCTAATTATTCTTTCTGCCCTACTCTCTGATAGTAAAACACAAGTAATGACTCAGTACTTAGTTGACTATCTGGATTTCCCCTCGAAAACATTATTTGCTAATAAAGTTAAAGAATTGCTTTTAAAAGAATTAGAAAATCCACATATGAGAGAAATACTAGGTTCCAGATTAGCAACTGATGTTAAAGAAGAATTAGAAACTAAAATTATTCGTTATATTCATAACCCAATAGGCTCAGATATTGATTCAACGTTAAACCTTTGGATTGTAGATAAAATTAAAACTGCAACTGACTCGAGCCTTACTATTTAG
- a CDS encoding hydrogenase maturation protease: protein MNLIKVLGIGSPFGEDQAGWLVANCLKTELSKEHYISKTLIIESHDRPGLRLIELMNPAKVVFLIDAVKSGCAPGTIHRLKNNEIFAFQNRLSTHEIGVAEALQIGQSLNDLPEDIILYGIEIDSVAFNATLSKSVEKAMKAVVIQVKKELKDMLKHIV from the coding sequence ATGAATCTTATAAAAGTCTTAGGCATAGGTTCACCTTTTGGTGAGGATCAAGCGGGATGGCTGGTTGCCAATTGTCTTAAGACAGAACTGTCAAAAGAGCACTATATTAGTAAAACGCTGATCATAGAATCTCACGATCGACCTGGCCTTCGTTTGATTGAATTGATGAATCCTGCAAAAGTCGTTTTTTTAATTGATGCTGTAAAATCAGGATGTGCCCCAGGTACAATTCATCGCTTAAAAAATAACGAGATTTTTGCATTTCAAAACAGGTTATCGACGCATGAAATAGGGGTGGCAGAAGCACTTCAAATAGGTCAAAGCCTTAATGATTTGCCTGAGGATATCATTTTATACGGGATTGAAATTGATAGCGTCGCTTTTAATGCGACGCTGTCCAAATCAGTTGAAAAAGCAATGAAGGCCGTTGTTATCCAAGTAAAAAAGGAACTCAAGGATATGTTAAAGCATATCGTATGA
- a CDS encoding Ni/Fe hydrogenase subunit alpha, which yields MGKDISINVPILARVEGEGALELCIRDREIDTLKLRIYEPPRLFEKFLEGRSYNEVLDFVARICGICPVAYQMSATQAIEQCFNLSPTPWVRDMRRLFYCGEWLESHSLHVYFLALPDFLGFQSAPEMARKYPQEVKCGLRIQAFGNDLIKLLGGRSVHPVGACVGGFYKAPSHSQIKLILDKAKDRVSDCEALIAWFASLSLPDNSHDFTSVSLYHPTEYPMNEGRIVSDRGLNISKEEFDSYFKEHHVDYSNALHCLLQNKPYLVGPLARINNCFGHLPVPIHLLLQSLNIQFPSRNMCHSIIARAVEMYYCVLEAIRILEQYDLPEQSHPEIRPQAGEGVGCTEAPRGLLWQHYRFDESGQVLQARIVPPTSQNQARIEEDLRHSLIQFGLNQEEEAIRYFSEMIIRNYDPCISCSTHFLNLKIDRI from the coding sequence ATGGGTAAAGACATTTCAATTAATGTTCCAATTTTGGCGCGGGTGGAAGGCGAGGGGGCTCTTGAGCTTTGCATTCGGGATAGAGAAATTGACACATTAAAATTAAGAATATATGAACCACCAAGATTATTTGAAAAATTTCTGGAAGGTCGAAGTTATAACGAAGTGTTGGATTTTGTAGCCCGCATTTGTGGCATATGTCCCGTTGCTTACCAAATGAGTGCAACACAGGCTATAGAACAATGTTTTAACCTGAGCCCTACTCCTTGGGTTCGCGATATGCGTCGCCTGTTTTATTGCGGCGAATGGTTGGAAAGTCATAGCTTGCACGTCTATTTTTTGGCTTTACCGGATTTTTTAGGATTTCAATCAGCACCTGAAATGGCAAGGAAATATCCACAGGAAGTGAAATGCGGGTTGCGGATTCAGGCTTTTGGTAATGATTTGATTAAATTGTTAGGGGGGCGATCCGTTCATCCAGTGGGAGCTTGCGTTGGAGGTTTTTATAAAGCGCCTTCTCATTCACAAATCAAATTAATATTAGACAAGGCAAAAGATCGGGTTTCGGATTGCGAAGCGTTAATTGCTTGGTTTGCCAGCCTATCTTTACCCGATAATTCTCATGATTTTACCAGTGTTTCGCTTTATCACCCTACTGAATATCCTATGAATGAAGGAAGAATTGTTTCAGATCGTGGATTAAACATAAGCAAAGAAGAATTTGATAGCTATTTCAAAGAGCATCATGTGGATTACTCCAATGCATTGCACTGTTTATTGCAAAATAAACCCTATTTAGTAGGCCCTCTGGCCCGTATTAATAATTGCTTTGGGCATTTGCCAGTACCCATTCATCTTCTTTTACAAAGCCTGAATATTCAATTCCCTTCGCGGAATATGTGCCATAGCATTATTGCTCGAGCAGTGGAAATGTACTACTGTGTTTTGGAAGCTATCCGTATTTTGGAACAATATGACTTGCCAGAGCAATCTCATCCTGAAATCAGACCTCAGGCAGGGGAAGGAGTAGGTTGTACCGAGGCTCCCAGAGGCCTGTTGTGGCAGCATTATCGTTTTGATGAAAGTGGCCAGGTTTTACAAGCCCGGATTGTTCCTCCCACTAGCCAAAATCAAGCGCGTATTGAAGAAGATTTAAGACATTCGTTAATACAATTTGGCCTTAATCAGGAGGAGGAAGCGATAAGATATTTTAGTGAGATGATCATTCGTAATTATGATCCGTGTATTTCATGCTCTACTCATTTTTTGAATTTAAAAATCGATAGAATATGA
- a CDS encoding sulfhydrogenase subunit delta, whose product MKPRIAVHKFTSCDGCQLAFLNAGESLLTLSDLVEIVHFAEAGIVDVDVKVDIAFVEGSISTPDEEHRIRKIRENSQYLITIGACATAGGIQALRNFADSGEWLASVYASPNYIKTLTTSTAIAHHVKVDWELWGCPVNSWQVLEAIRFLLSNATPKIKKDSECMECKRKGNVCVLVTKKQPCMGPVTQTGCGSLCPTLGRACYACYGPKENSNPNSLGEWFLSMGLTKEAIARQFLHINNQAPAFNQAGNYFKGIKISNG is encoded by the coding sequence ATGAAACCGCGTATCGCTGTACATAAATTTACTTCATGTGATGGATGTCAATTGGCATTTTTAAATGCGGGTGAATCGTTGTTGACCTTATCTGACTTGGTTGAAATCGTGCATTTTGCAGAGGCAGGTATAGTGGATGTGGATGTGAAAGTGGATATCGCTTTTGTGGAAGGCAGCATTTCAACTCCTGATGAAGAGCATCGGATACGTAAAATTCGTGAGAACAGTCAATACCTTATTACCATAGGTGCTTGTGCTACCGCCGGCGGTATACAAGCTTTGCGTAATTTTGCAGATTCCGGGGAATGGTTGGCCAGTGTTTATGCTTCACCGAATTATATTAAGACTTTAACGACCTCAACGGCTATTGCGCATCACGTTAAAGTGGATTGGGAGTTATGGGGATGTCCAGTAAATAGTTGGCAGGTATTGGAGGCGATTCGTTTTTTATTATCTAACGCGACTCCCAAAATAAAAAAAGATTCTGAATGCATGGAATGCAAACGAAAAGGGAATGTGTGTGTGCTGGTGACCAAAAAACAACCTTGTATGGGGCCAGTAACTCAAACAGGCTGTGGATCGCTTTGCCCCACGTTGGGCAGGGCATGTTATGCTTGTTATGGACCAAAAGAAAACTCCAATCCCAATTCTTTGGGAGAGTGGTTTTTATCTATGGGATTAACCAAAGAAGCGATTGCCAGGCAGTTTTTACATATTAATAATCAGGCACCTGCATTTAATCAAGCCGGAAATTACTTTAAGGGAATTAAAATCAGCAATGGGTAA
- a CDS encoding FAD/NAD(P)-binding protein, whose amino-acid sequence MNKSDYDPYLPREVEIVQRTQESSSIFTLHLRFTDEEHHKQFQFYPGQFNMLYLYGVGEVAISIVSDPKKKTFLSHTIRAVGRVTKAMQKLQVGDRLGIRGPFGVGWPLQKTKGKDIIVLTGGLGCAPSVSIINYILGRRRHYGKLSILQGVKHSDDFIFRKQYAKWQKSAHTEVYIAADQAGPKWPWGVGYVTDLIDNIIIQPDKSVVMMCGPEMMMNTAVKVFTQRGIIENDIYLSMERNMECGIGHCGHCQYGGLFVCKDGPVFAYSQIKELFKESGF is encoded by the coding sequence GTGAATAAATCAGACTATGATCCTTACTTGCCAAGAGAAGTTGAAATTGTTCAACGCACCCAGGAGTCTTCTTCAATTTTTACCCTGCATTTGCGTTTTACTGATGAAGAACACCATAAGCAATTTCAATTTTATCCTGGTCAATTCAATATGCTGTACCTTTATGGGGTAGGTGAAGTGGCCATTTCAATTGTCTCGGATCCCAAAAAGAAAACTTTCCTGAGTCACACCATCCGGGCTGTGGGGCGGGTAACCAAAGCCATGCAAAAACTGCAGGTTGGCGATCGTCTTGGAATACGAGGTCCTTTTGGAGTGGGCTGGCCGCTGCAAAAAACGAAAGGCAAAGACATTATTGTTCTAACCGGAGGATTGGGTTGTGCGCCATCCGTTTCCATTATCAATTATATTTTAGGAAGACGACGTCATTACGGTAAACTCAGTATTTTGCAGGGAGTAAAACACAGTGACGATTTTATTTTTAGAAAACAGTATGCCAAATGGCAAAAATCAGCTCATACTGAAGTTTATATAGCCGCAGATCAAGCTGGTCCCAAATGGCCTTGGGGTGTTGGTTATGTGACTGATCTGATTGACAACATCATTATCCAGCCGGATAAGTCGGTAGTGATGATGTGTGGACCTGAAATGATGATGAATACAGCCGTTAAAGTGTTTACCCAAAGGGGGATTATTGAAAACGACATTTACCTCAGTATGGAGAGAAACATGGAATGCGGTATTGGTCATTGCGGTCATTGTCAATACGGTGGTTTATTTGTATGCAAAGATGGCCCTGTCTTTGCTTATTCCCAGATTAAAGAGTTATTCAAAGAATCTGGATTTTAA
- a CDS encoding 4Fe-4S dicluster domain-containing protein produces MNDKTASFLPHDKLQHLIDSLQNAGYSCVGPQVRDGAIVYDVLSRAEQLPWGMRDYQEPGGYRLEQIPERKAFAFANGPQGIKPLLFKPQETVWRVERDEQGKLCFKPHQPDELPVAIIGSRACDLAAMSIHDKVFIESNNPDPRYKRRREQLFVVAVNCTYSSANCFCVSAGTGPAVNNSFDILMTEIEDGFVVETGSDRGKEIINQLHLCDAKSVQCVDAQNNVKQAAALQTKRIPLDNKKDLRDLLFSNLNHPRWDDVAERCLSCGNCTLVCPTCFCHSEIEKPGLDGCTSEHHREWDSCFTTGHTYLNGKIIRDDTKKQYRQWLTHKVGSWFDQFDTSGCVGCGRCVTWCPVGIDITEELAAISGESNVRKIESE; encoded by the coding sequence ATGAATGACAAGACGGCCAGTTTTTTGCCTCATGATAAATTGCAACATTTAATTGATTCTTTGCAAAATGCTGGATATTCCTGTGTGGGGCCTCAGGTGCGTGATGGTGCGATTGTTTATGATGTCCTGAGCAGAGCTGAACAATTACCTTGGGGTATGCGTGATTATCAAGAACCAGGCGGGTATCGACTGGAACAGATTCCCGAACGCAAAGCCTTTGCTTTTGCCAATGGCCCTCAAGGAATAAAGCCTCTATTGTTCAAACCACAGGAAACGGTTTGGAGGGTTGAGCGTGATGAACAAGGAAAATTGTGCTTTAAACCACATCAACCTGATGAACTGCCTGTTGCCATTATCGGTTCTCGCGCTTGTGATTTAGCGGCGATGAGCATTCACGACAAAGTTTTTATAGAAAGCAATAATCCTGATCCTCGTTATAAAAGAAGACGCGAGCAATTATTTGTTGTTGCTGTGAATTGTACCTATTCTTCTGCAAATTGTTTTTGTGTTTCTGCCGGAACCGGTCCTGCAGTGAACAATTCGTTTGATATTCTTATGACGGAAATTGAAGATGGGTTTGTAGTGGAAACAGGTAGTGATAGAGGCAAAGAGATTATTAATCAACTTCATCTGTGTGATGCAAAAAGCGTACAATGTGTCGATGCCCAAAACAATGTGAAACAAGCCGCTGCTTTGCAAACCAAGAGGATTCCTTTGGATAATAAAAAGGATTTGCGAGATTTGCTGTTTTCGAATTTAAATCATCCTCGTTGGGATGACGTGGCCGAACGGTGTTTATCCTGTGGTAATTGTACTTTGGTATGCCCAACCTGTTTTTGTCATAGTGAAATTGAAAAACCAGGCTTGGATGGTTGTACCAGCGAACATCATAGAGAATGGGATTCTTGTTTTACAACAGGCCATACTTATCTCAATGGGAAAATTATTCGTGATGACACAAAAAAGCAATACAGGCAATGGCTAACTCACAAGGTTGGAAGCTGGTTTGATCAATTTGATACCAGCGGCTGTGTGGGATGTGGACGTTGTGTGACCTGGTGTCCTGTGGGAATTGATATAACTGAAGAGTTGGCAGCGATTTCGGGCGAGTCTAATGTAAGGAAAATAGAAAGTGAATAA